The Amycolatopsis endophytica genome includes the window CGCCTCCGGGGCCCCTGCCAGCAGGAAGTGGTGCGCGAGCGCGGCGACGTCATCGGGGCGGAGTTGTTCGATCGTCCTGCCGATCTCCGCGTGCAGCCGGGCCCGGCGGGAGCGGGAGAGGTCCTGGTAGAGCGTGTCGCGGACGAGAGCGTGCGCGAAGCGAAACCGCCCGGGCCCGTGCTCGGTGAGAAATCCTCGCGAGGCCGCGAGTTCGACGGCGTCCAGCGCGTCGCCGGGCAGGAGGTCGAGGTCGATTTCCGTACCGACGACGGCGGCGTGACGCAGCACCGTCTGCACGGCCTCGGGCAAGTGCGTGACGCGGTACCGGACCACGTCGCGCACCCCCGCGGGCACCCCGGTCAGCGCGCCGTCCGTGTCGAGTACCCGGGCGAGTTCCCGCACGAAGAACGGGTTGCCGCCGCTGCGCTGGTGGATCGTGCGGGCGGTGTCGGCGTCGACCTCCCTGCCGGTGGTGGCGCGCACGAGCGCCGGAACCGCGTCGGCGGGCAGTCCGCCGAGGTAGATCCGCACCGGCTCGCTCCGGGCGGCCTGCCCGAGGAAACCGGCGAGCGCGGCGGACACGTCGGTGCTGCGGTAGATCGCCAAGACCAGCGCCGGGCCGGGCTCCTCGGCCAGCGCGGACAGCATCGCCAAGGTCTCCTCGTCCGCCCAGTGCAGGTCGTCGAGGACCAGCAACAGCCGGTCCCGCCCGGCCAACCGCTCCCGCACGGCCTGGTGCCACCGGAAGCGGGCCGTGGCCGGGTCACCCGCCTCGACCGGCACCGAAACGCCGAGCTTGTCGAGGATCCGCGTCCACGGCCACCCGGCGGGGACACCCTCGTGCTCGGGACTGACACCCCAGGCGGTGGTCCAGCCGCGTGCTTCGAGAGTCGCCGTGAACGCCTCGGCGAGCGCGGTCTTGCCCGAACCGGCCTCACCCGAGATCAACACGAGTCGTGGCCGCGCGGTGACGTCGGCGAGCCGCGCCAGTTCGGCGTCCCGTCCGACCAGACCGGACACCCGTGGAACGGCAGTCAGCTCGGGCGCCTGCGCGAGGATGGCGGACTCCAGTTTTCGCAGCTCAGGGCCGGGATCGACACCCAGTTCACCGTTGAGGACCTGCCGGGCGCGGCGCAGGGCGGCGAGCGCGTCGCCCTGGCGTCCGGCCCGGTAGAGGGCGAGCGCGAGCAGTCGCCAGGCGTCCTCGCGCAGAGGATGAGCGTCGGTGTGCGCCTCCAGATCCGGCACGGCCTCGGCGGCGCGGCCGAGGTCCAGCAACGCCTCCGCCCGGCGTTCCCCGGCCAGCAGGCGCAATTCGTCCAGCCGGGCGATCTCCGTGCGTGCCCAGCGCTCGTCGGAGAACTCGGCGTAGGCGGGACCTCGCCACAGCGCCAGCGCCGAATCCACCAGGGACAGTGCATCGGCCGCAGCCAGTTCGCGTGCCCTCGTCACGGCCTCCTCGAACCGCCACGCGTCGACGGACTCGGCCCGCAGGGCGTAACCGGGTCCGGTGGTGACCAACAACCGGGCAGGCGCGCGAGGCGGCCGACCGGGTTCGAGCGCGCGGCGGAGGGTGGAGACGAAGGTCTGGATGGCGCCGACCGCGCCGTCCGGCGGGTCGGCCCACAGGTCGTCGACGAGGCGGTCGACGGGGACGACCCGGCCGCGCGCGATCAGCAGGCGCGCGAGGACCGCCCGGTGCCGCGGTCCCTTGAGGTCGAGCGGGCCGTGCCCGGCCTCGGCGGCCAGCGGGCCGAGCACCGCGAACCGTACCGGCGAGCCCATCACCGCGCACTGTAGCCGTTCAGCCGGCGCTGACCGGATGCTGATTCGTTCCGGGCACGCTCGCCGGTATGCAGATCACCGGATTCGACTACCAGCGGGTTCCCGTCGCCGATGGCGTCTCACTCAACGTGGCGATCGGCGGCTCCGGCAGCCCGATCGTGTTGTTGCACGGGTTCCCGCAAACCCATCTGATGTGGCGGCACGTGGCTGCCGACCTGGCCAGCGACCACACCGTGCTGGTGCCGGATCTGCGTGGCTACGGCGACAGCGACAAGCCCGTGGACACCGGAGAGACGTACTCGAAACGCACGATGGCCGCGGACGTGGTGGCGCTGGCCCGCGCGTTCGGGCACTCGCGCTTCGCGCTGGCCGGCCACGACCGCGGCGCGCTGGTCGCGATCCGCGCGGGCCTCGACCACCCGGACGCGGTCACGCATCTGGCGTCACTGGACGTGCTGCCGACCCTGGACACGTGGGACGTGATGCACGGCGCGAGCGCGGCGGTCGGTTTTCACCTCTACCTGATGGCACAGCCGCCGGGCCTGGCGGAGAAGATGATCGGCGCGGTGCCGGACGAGTTCTTCGGCCATTTCCTGGACGGCTGGGCCCGCAATCCCGACGCGATCCCGGCGGACGTGCGAGTGGAATACCTGCGCGCCTCCCGCGAAGCCGTGACCTCGATCGTCGCCGACTACCGCGCCACCGCGACGATCGACATCACCCACGACACGGCGGACCGCGAGGCGGGCAACCAGCTGACGATGCCGGTGACGGTGCTGCAGCAGGACTGGGGCGCCGCCCTCGGCTACGACGCCGAGGCGGTGTGGCGGGCGTGGGCGCCGGACCTGCTCCACCAGACGGTGACCTCCGGGCATTTCATGGCGGAGGAGTCCCCGGCGGACGTGATCAAGGCGTTGCGCACCCTCCTGGCGCGATGATGGCGAGATGACCGATGACGTCCTGACGCGCCCCGCCCATCACGGGGAGGAGGACGTCGTGCTGGACCTGCTCGCGGACGCCGCGGCCCGGCTGCGCGGGCGAGGAATCGTCCAATGGCCGCGGCGCTTCCCGTTCGACTCGGTGGCGGGGCCAAATCACCGCCGGGGAAGCGCTGCTGGCGGTGCGGGACGGCGAACCGGTCGCGACCGTCCGCCTCGCCACGGCCCGCGACAACGCAGCTTTGCGCGGCTACTACGAACGCGCCGGATACCACCACGTGGCCGACCCACCCGACGCCAAGTGGCCGACGAGCCTTGACGAGCGCGCGGTGGTTCACGAGCGAACGACCCCGCAGCTGCCGACGTAGGACGACTGGCCGCGCCGGTCCGCCACGTGCCGCGCGGTCGTCGTCGAGACGCCGAAGCCCCAGCCGCGGGTGCCGAAGTAGCCGGGGCAGAAACCGGAGATCGCCTTCTCCCCCGGTGAGAGCTGGTCGGTCGCCATCGCCTCGACCGTGGGTCGCCAGCAGCCGGTCGGCGGTGCACCGGGGGTCGGCCATTCCGAGCGGGTCAGCACCGTCTCCCGCAGCACGTCCTCCAGCGAAGGGCCCGCCAGCAGGACGCCCAGCACGTCCGATGCGGAACAGGTGCCCCGGCGCGGCGGTGGCCCGCCTGTCCTCATCGTCCGATGAGCGCGGAGCGGCGGCCGCCTGTCGTCAGGGACTCGACGAGGGTGCGCAGGTCATCCAGATCGGCCTCGAACTCGGCGTCCCAGTCCACGGTTCGATCCAGGTGCTCGGCCAAGCGGTAGTGCGCCGGGACATCTTCGGGGGCAAGTTGCGCACGACGGGCACGTGGGTTGAGCGTCCCCTTGCTGAAACGGCCGTTGACGTTCGAGGCGGTGAAACCGATGACGAATGTGGTGAACAGGCGCTCGACCCGCGCCACCTGGTCGTCGGGCACCCCAGCGTCGAGAAGCGCCTGGTAGACCAGGTCGGTCGCCCGGATGGCGTCGGGCGTGACCGACGGGCGCGCGATCAGCAGGGAGAAGGCGCTCGGATGGCGGGCGGAGAGCTCTCGTGCGGCATACGCCACGGTGCGCAGTCTGGTCCACCAGCCGGCCTCGGCGGGCACCGGTTCTCGCAAGGACAGCAGCTCCGCCAGCAGTACGTCGACCATCCCGTCGAGCAGCGCTTCCTTGTTGGAGACGTGGGGGTAGAGCGCCATCGCGCTCACCCCGACCCGCTGCGCGACCGCCCGCATGGACACGGATTCGAGACCGCGCTCGTCGGCCACGCCCAGCGCCGCTTCGAGGATCTTGTGACGCATGTCATTCACCTCCTACAGTGTAGATCTATACGCTGTAAATACAAAGTATAGGTGCATGACGTCGCAGGTGCGGCTTCCGGCCGGGGGAAGGGGAACGACATGACGTCCGACCACGGGGACGGAAAAGCCGGAAGTGAGGCCAGATGGAGCGCCGCCCGGCGCGGCCGGATCGGCTGGTACGGCTACGACTGGGCGAACTCGGTCTTCACGACGACCGTGACGTCGATCTTCTTCGGCCCGTTCATCACCGGCATCGGTGAACGAGCCGCCGACGCCGACGGGTACCTGCGCCCGCTGGGGTTCCCGGTGTTCCCGAGTTCGTTGTTCCCCTATCTGGTCACGCTGTCGGTGTTCCTGCAGATCTTCGCGCTGCCGACGGCCGCCGCGCTGACCAGGCGGTATCCGAAGGGGGTCCTGCTGGGGCCGCTGTCCTCGTGCGGCGCGATGGCCACGATCGGCATGTACGGGATCGGGGACACCGACTACGCGCTCGGTGCTGCGCTGTACCTGATCGCCACCATGGCGCTGGGAGCCTCGATCACCGTCGCCAACACGTACCTGCCCGTCCTCGCGCCTCCGGAACACCAGGACCGGACGTCCGCTCAGGCTTCGGCCGCCGGGTTCCTCAGTGGCGGAGTCGTGCTCGTGGTCGCTCTCTACGTGTACGCCAACCACGAGGCCTGGGGGATGCCGGAAGACCGGGCGGTACGGCTCATCATGCTCAGCGCGGGACTGTGGTGGCTCGTGTTCGGCGCCGTGGCGGTGTGGCTGCTGCGAGGCTACGGCAGCCCTCCTGTGCCGGAACCGAAAACGAGGCGGACCGGCACCTACCGGTCCCTGTTCGCGGCCCTCCGCCTGCTGCGGAGATTCCCGGGGGCGGCCTGGTTCCTGGTGGCGTTCCTGTTCTACAACAACGGCTTGCAGGCGGTGACCTCGCTGGTCGGGACCTACGCGGCGGAAGAGCTCCGGCTCCCCGAGGACGACGTGGTCACCGCCGTGCTGCTCGTCCAGTTCGTCGCCTTCGCCGGTGCGGTGCTCGCCGGACGGCTGGCCGAGAAGTTCGGCGGCCGCCGGATCTTGCTGGTGATCGTGCTCGTGTGGTCGAGCGTCGTCGTCGCGGGCGGCCTGATTCCGGACTCCTCGTTCGGCGCGTTCATGACGTTGTGCGTGAGCGCGGGCATCGTCGTCGGCGGCACGTACGCGCTGTCCCGGTCGGTCTTTCTCGGCCTGGTTCCGGGCGACCGCGTCTCGGAATTCTCCGGCATCTTCGAAACGGTCAACCGGTGCCTGGGTTTCCTCGGTCCGGCCGCCTTCGGCGGTGTCCTGCAGTGGTCGGGGAACTACCGGGCGGCGTGGTCATCGATCCTGCTGTTCTTCCTGGCCGGCGCGCTGGCACTGATGCTCGGCTCGCTGGCGAGGCGAGGCCGGGAACGAGGACGGCACCAAGAGAAGGAAGCGACCACCCATGTCTGAGGTCCCCCCGGCGAACGGCCGGCTCCGCGTTCTGCTCACCGAAGCATCCAGCAACTCGGCGAGGGAGGTACTCACCGTCCTGGGCGGACAGGGACACGAAGTGGGTGTGATGGACAGCGGCGGCATCTCCTTCACCGCCCTGTCGCGATGGGTCGAGCACCGGCACCCGAGCCCGCCGTTCGCCGCCGACCCGCTGCGCTACCTCGACGCCCTCCGGGAAGTGCTGGCCGGCCACTCGTACGACGTCGTGCTGCCCACGCACGAACAGCTCGTCGCACTGGCCCGCCACCGCGACGAGTTCAGGAAGCTGGTGCCCGGCCTGGCCGTGCCCGGTTTCGACGCCGTACGCAGAGTCCAGGACAAGGCCGCCGCCGCCCGTCTGCTCGACGAGCTGGGACTGCCACAACCGGACACCACTCTGGTGACGAGTGAGCCGGAACTCCTCGCCCAGGCCGACCGGCTGCCCGCCTACGTCAAGCTGCCCGTGGCAACTTCCAGCAGAGGCGTATGGCTCGCCGAAAACCCGGGGCGGTTGTCCGAGATCGCCAAGACGCCCGCCGTGCGGGAAGCCCTCACCGGCGGCGAAACGCTGCTGGTGCAACAACCTCTGGCCGGTCCACTGATCATGGTCTCGGCATTGTTCGACCACGGCGTGTTGTCGGGCGCGCACGTGAGCATGCGGAAACGCGAAGGCGTGCAGGGCAGTGCATCGGCCAAGGAGTCGGTCGTGCTGCCCGACGTCACCCAGCACCTCGCCACACTCGGTGCCGCGCTGGACTGGCACGGCCCGCTCTCCATCGACGCCGTCCTCGACGAACCCTCCGGCACGGTCCGCTACATCGACATCAATCCGCGCCTTGTGGAACCGATGAACGCGGAGCTGGCCGGCGCCGACCTCGTCCGGCGCTGGCTGGCCGTCTCGCGGGGCGAGAACGCCGGGCCGCGTCCCGAGCCGCGCGCGGGGATACGCACGCACATGCTGCTCACGGCGGTCGTACGCCACGCGGAAGTGGGGCGGGGACGGCGAGCCATCCTGCGCGAACTGATCCAGGCAGCGGCCCGGCGCGGTTGGTACGCGGGCAGCAAGGAGGAGTTGCTGCCGGTCCGGTCGGATCCCGCCGTCGCCCTGCCACTGCTCGCGATCAGCGCCTTGCTGTTGCTCTCCCCCCGGCTGTGGCAGCGCCTCGCCCCCACCGGCGCGCCCGCTCATGCCCTGACACCGCAGGGCTGGCAGCAACTGACCGCGTGACCCGGCTACTGCTGGGAGAAAACCTCCGGCCCGGCGCGGCGCACCGTCGCCAGGACGGCTTCCCGCGAGCCCGCGCCCTCCGGCATCAGGATGATCCGCCCGGCGCCGAGCAGCTCTTCCCGCTCCGCGAGCTGCCGTGCGCACTCGTCCGGGTCACCGGCGACGAAGTGGCCGACCACCTGGCGCGCCATCGCGCCGGCGCTCTCGGGTGTCATCTCGGGCTGCTCGATCAGCGGGCGCGACCCTGGAGCACCACGCAGGACGAGCGCCCGCACCCCGTCGACCAGGAGCTGCTGGGCCGCTTCCGTGGTGTCGCCGATCGCGAAGTAGGTCGAGTCGATGTTCTCCGCTGGGTCGATCCGGTGCCCGTTTTCGGCGGCCGCCTCCGCGTGGGCGTCGAGCATGGCGCGCTTGTCAGCGAGGCTCGCGAACGGGGCGAGGATGACCGGCACGCCGACCTGCCCGGCAAGCCACGCGGACGACACCGACGCCACCGACAGCGCGATCGGCGGTCGCTCCGGCACCTCGGGCACCACTCGCACGTCGTCGAACCCGCCTTTCCGCAGCGTCGATTCCAGCGACGTCAGCTTCGCCGTGATGTCGGTGTACCCGGCCAGCCCGTCGCCGAAGATCTCCAGATCGACGCGCGGTTGCCCGCGTCCGACGCCGAGCGTGAACCGTCCGTCGCTGAGGTGGTGCAGCAGCGCGGTCTGCTCGGCGAGCGCGACCGGGTGGTGGTTGGGCAGGACCGCGACGGCCGTCCCGACGCCGAGGCTCGTGCGGCCGAGCAGGAACGCGGCCATCGCCACCGCCGACGGGTTCTGCACCACGGACGTGAAGTGGTGCTCGGTGGTCCACACCTCGTCCCATCCGCCGCGTTCGGCCTCGCGCACGTACTCCAGCGACCAGTCCAGCACCTCCTTCGACGCGGCATCGGTGCCGAACGTGTCGGTGAACAGCATCAGGCCGTGCTTCATCGGACCGCCTCCGTCCGCGCGAGGGCCAGCAGTTCGTCGACCGACCACTGGTCGTCGGCGTGCTCGCCGTATTTGTGCGCCAGGACATGGCCGCCCGGGTCGACGAGGAAGTCGGCGGGCAGGCCGAGCCGCCCGCCCTCCTGCTTGACCGCGGGCGGCCGGTACTTCCCCACCAGCGTCAGGGCGGAGCCGCGCACGATCGCGCCCCACGCGCGAGGGTCCAGCAGCGCGCGGCGGCCCGATTCGACGCCGAACTCGCGGTAGTGCCGCCTGCCCGGATCCGCGATGACCGCGAACGGCAGGCCGTGATCGCGCAGTTCGTCCTCGGGCGAGTGGAAGAACACCACTTCGCGGATGCCCGCGGCGACGATCTCGTCGTGCCGCCGGACGACCGAGCGCAGGTGCAGGTTGCAGACCGGGCAGCCCGCGAACCGGCGGAATTGCAGGTGGACCAGGCGTTCGGGATCGGGGACCGGCACCCGTTCGCCGGTGACGGTGACCAGCTCGCGCTCGTCGACGCGCATGCGCTCCTCCTCGGTAGGCGTGCGGTGTACACCTACGAACGTATGCGCGTATGCTGTACGCTGTCAACCGCCATGCCACGACCCCGTTCCCTGACACCGCACCAGATCGCCACGGCGGCCCTGAACGTTCTCGACCGCGAGGGACTGGAGGCCCTGTCGATGCGCACGGTCGCCGGGGAGCTCGGGATGAGCACGATGTCGCTCTACCGCTACGTCTCCGACCGTGGTCAGGTCGAGGAGCTGGTGGTCGACCTGGTGCTGCAGGAGATCGACCTGACGGTGCCGCGTGGTTCGGCGGGCAGGCGGCTGAGCGTGCTCGCCGACCGCGTCCGCGTGGCGGTCTCACGGCATCCGGCGGTCGTGCCGCTGCTGCTGATCCACCGGCACGGGGTGCCCAGCTCGACGCGCTGGGGCGAGGTGATGCTGACCGTCCTCACCGGCGCGGGAATCACCGGTAAAGCGCGGGCGATCGCGTTCCGGGCGATCATGGGATACGTGTTCGGAGCACTGCAGGTCGAGCACTTCGGCGCACTGGCGGGCCCGGGAACGGCCGCGCTGGCCGGTCTGCCGCCCGAGGAGTTCCCGATCCTGTCCGAAACCGCCGCGCAGGCCAGGACGATCCCTCCGGAGGAGGAGTTCCGGCGGGGCTTCGACCTCCTGCTGCGCGGCCTCGGTCTCTAGTCCGGCTCGGGCGGGAAACCGCACACACACGACACCGGAACCCGGACCACCGCGCGCTGTGCGTCGGCCATCTCCCGCCCGGTCGCGTCACCGGGTTCGGTGCTCACCGGTGTCACAGGTGCAGCGCGAGCCCTTCGAGCGCCTTGTCGCGCGCGGCGGACAACTCCGCGCCGTCCGCGGTGTAGACCAGCACGGGCTGCCCGAACATCGGCAGGTACGCCCGGCCGGAAGCGTCCTCGTAGTCCTGACCGTCCGGGCCGGCTACTGGCGTGCGCCCGACCGCCCGCCGGAGGCGATGCACGCCCACTTCGAGCGGCACGTCTACCACCGGCACAGCCACGAGTCCCACTCGTTCGGCGTCACCGAAACCGGCCTGCAGGGCTTCACCTACCGGATCGTGCACCTGGGGCCGGACCTGGTGGCCGGCGTGCTCGCCGACGCCGCCGAGCGCCCGGCCGGGCTGCCGCTGTTCGCCGACCCGGTCCTCGACGACCCCGGCCTGGCCGCCGCGCTGCGCCGCCTGCACGACGCCTTACGCACCGGAAGCCGGCTGACGCAGGATGAAGCGCTCGCGGCGACCGTCCGCGGCATGGTGCGCCGGGGCTCCACCCGACCGCAGCCGACGCGCGGGGGCAAGGTGCCCGCGGGTGTCCACCGCGCGCGGGAACTGCTCGACGCCGAGTACGCGCGCGACCTGAGCGCGGACGAACTCGCCGCGGTCGCGGGCCGCAGTCGCTACGCCCTGCACCGCGGGTTCCTCAAGGCGTGCGGCCTCGCGCCGAGCGACTACCAGCGTCAGGTCCGGCTCCGCGCGGCACGGCGGCTGCTCGTCACTGGACACACCCCCGCCGAGGCCGCGGCGGAAGCCGGATTCGCCGACCAGAGCCACCTGACCCGATGGTTCGGCCGCTACTACGGCGTCACGCCCGGGGTGTTCCGCTCCGCTTGAGCTATATTCCAGATTGGTTATATTGCTCGTATGGCATCCACGTTCGAGGTCCTCGCCGAGCCGCGGCGCCGGGAGATCCTCGACCTGCTCCGCACGTCCGAGCGGCCGGTCGGGGATCTCGTCGAGCGCCTGCGCCTCACCCAGCCCGCGGTGTCCAAGCACCTGAAGGTGCTGCGGGAGGCTGGCCTGGTCGAAGTCCGGCAGGACGCGCAACGGCGGTGGTACCGGCTGCGCCTGGAACCGCTGGCCGAGATCGACGCGTGGCTGGCGCCCTACCGGCGGATGTGGAACACCAGCCTGGACGCACTCGAACGGCACCTCGACTCGACACCGGAGGGACCACAATGACCGAACTGCGGACGATCGCCGGAAAACCCGTGCTGCGCTTCGAGCGGCGGCTCGCACACGGCCCGGAACGGGTGTGGCGGGCGGTGACCGATCCGGCCGAGCTGGCGCACTGGTTCCCGGCGCGAGTCGAAACCGAAGCGCGGGTGGGCGCGCCGATCCGGTTCGTCTTCCCCGACGAAGCGCCGGTCGACGACGGCGGCAGCGGCGAGGTCCTGGAGTTCGACCCGCCGAAGGTGTTCGTGTTCAGCTGGAACCTCGACGTGCTGCGGTTCGAACTGGTGCCGGACGGGGACGGCTGCCTGCTGGTCTTCACGCAGACGATCGGCGGCGGCGACATCGGCCGGCTCTCCGGTGGCCGCAACGCGATCGGCTGGAACGCCTGCCTCGACGGCCTGACCGCGCGACTGGACGGCGCCGAGCCGCCGCCCGCGCCGGACTGGCTGACGGGCATGGAGCGCTACATCGACCAGTTCGGCCTCGGCGACGGCTCCGCGCACGAGACGGCCGAGGGCTACGAGCTGCGCTTCGCCCGCGACCTGGTGTGGAAGCCCGCGGCGGAGGTCTGGCGGCTGCTGACCGAAGACGAGTCCGAGCCCGGCGGCCCGGCCCCGCTGCCCGCGACGAACGGCTACGTGCCCGCGGGCAGGGTGATCACCGCCTCGGCGCCGCACGTGCTGGAGTACGAGTGGCTGCACGACGGCGCCCCAGCGGGACGCATCCGCTGGGAGGTCGTGGCCGATCCGGAGCTGGGCACACGCATCGAGCTGACGCAGACCATGCCGTTCGCGCTGAAGCACCTCCGGGCCGAAGCGCTGGCCGCCTGGCACACCCACCTGGAACTCTTCTTCGCCGCCACCTTCGGCGACGTCCGCTGCCCCTGGCCGGAGGAGCGCACCAGCTACCTGGCGAAGAAGTACGCCGAGCAGCTGAAGGACTGAAAGGTTCGCGCAGAGTTCACCCGATCGGACGCCACGCCGCATTAGGTTGTCGATCATGACCAACTCGGTGACCCGGCGCTCGGTGCTCGGCGGGGCGCTCGCGCTCGCCGCCCTCGGCGGCGGCACAGCGGTCGCCTCGCGTTCCCCTCGTGTCCTGATCGCGACCAACGAACCGTGGGGCACCTACCACGTCAAGCCGCTGCTCACCGAGGCCGCGCGGCGCGGCTGGCGGCTGACCCAGCTGGTGCCGGACCTCAGCCAGATCACCCCGGGTGATCCGGTGCCCGTCGCGACCCCGGAGACCGCTCCGCGCGCCGATCTGCTGGTCGTCACCGGCGCCGGTGACTGGCCGGCCGACTGCGCCAGGCGGTTCCGGTGGGCACCTCGGGTCGCCAGTTCGCTCGCCTACCAGCAACCCGTCGAGGCGCCGCGGGCCAAGGAGCTCCACCCGTGGGCGATCACGTCGTCCTCGGCGGCGGAGGCCCGCGCGTTCCGCTCCTACCTCGGCCTGTCGCGCTGGCGGCGGATCCAGGTGGTCGGTTCGCCGCAGACCGACGACCTGCCGAAGCGCGCCCCGGAGACCGATCTGGTCCTGGTGCTCACCAGCGTCACGCACCCGGACGGCACCGGCTCGGCCGCACCGGGCACCGAGCTGCTGCTGGCCTCCGCCGAGAAGCTCGCCGCCTCGGGCAAGCGGATCCTGGTCGGGCTGCACCCGCGAGAGGACCGCTCGCTGTGGGAGCGCTACGAAATCAGCGACGTGGCGTCGGTGCGGGCGGCGGCACGCGCGGAGGCGGCCATCGGCATCCCCGGCACGGTGTTCCCGCTGGTCGCGGCGGTCGGCACCCCGGTGGTGGGCGTGACCGATCCGGCGCTGAGCGTGCCCGACTACCTGCTGTCGATCTGCTCCTCGACCATTTCCGACGCCGGGCAGGCGGTCGAGGCGGTCGGCTCCGCCCACCTGCCGGACGCGGACACCCTCGCCGACGCGGTCGGGCCGGTCGGCGGATCGGCCCGGCGGCTGCTGGACACCTGGTCGTGGTTCGCCAGGTGAGGTTCACGCCACACACGCGCCCCTTGCGCAGTAGATAGGCTCCCGGCATGAGCAGCGCGACGGAGCCGATCGGGACGCCTCCGGCGGAGGAGCCGGACATCCACACCACGGCCGGGAAGCTGGCCGACCTCTACCGCCGGAACGACGAGGCGGTGCACGCCGGGTCCGCCCGTGCCGTGGAGCGTCAGCACGCGAAGGGCAAGAAGACCGCCCGCGAACGCATCGACCTGCTGCTCGATCCCGGTTCGTTCGTCGAGCTCGACGAGCTGGCCCGGCACCGGTCGACGAACTTCGGGCAGGAAAAGAACCGCCCGTACGGCGACGGCGTGGTCACCGGGTACGGCACCATCGACGGCCGCCCGGTGTGTGTGTTCAGCCAGGACGTGACCGTGTTCGGCGGTTCGCTCGGCGAGGTCTACGGCGAGAAGATCGTCAAGGTCATGGACCTGGCGATCAAGACCGGCCGCCCGATCATCGGCATCAACGAGGGCGGTGGCGCGCGCATCCAGGAGGGCGTGGTCTCGCTCGGCCTCTACGGCGAGATCTTCACCCGCAACGTCAAGGCATCCGGCGTCGTCCCGCAGATCTCGCTGATCATGGGCGCCAACGCGGGCGGGCACGTCTACTCCCCCGCGCTCACCGACTTCGTCGTGATGGTCGACCAGACCTCGCACATGTTCATCACCGGCCCGGACGTGGTGAAGACCGTGACGGGCGAGGAGGTCACGTTCGAGGAGCTGGGTGGCGCGCGGACCCACAACACCAAGTCGGGCAACGCGCACTACCTCGGCTCGGACGAAGAGGACGCGGTCGCCTACGTCAAGGAACTGCTGTCGTTCCTGCCGTCGAACAACCTCTCCGACGCGCCGGTGTTCGACTCGCCGGAGCCGACCGAGGGTTCGATCGCCGATGGCGTGACCGACACCGACGCCGAGCTGGACACGCTCATCCCGGACTCGCCGAACCAGCCCTACGACATGCACGAGGTCGTCACCCGGATCCTGGACGACGGCGAGTTCCTGGAGGTCCAGGAACTGTTCGCGCCGAACGTGGTCGTCGGG containing:
- a CDS encoding LLM class flavin-dependent oxidoreductase, with translation MKHGLMLFTDTFGTDAASKEVLDWSLEYVREAERGGWDEVWTTEHHFTSVVQNPSAVAMAAFLLGRTSLGVGTAVAVLPNHHPVALAEQTALLHHLSDGRFTLGVGRGQPRVDLEIFGDGLAGYTDITAKLTSLESTLRKGGFDDVRVVPEVPERPPIALSVASVSSAWLAGQVGVPVILAPFASLADKRAMLDAHAEAAAENGHRIDPAENIDSTYFAIGDTTEAAQQLLVDGVRALVLRGAPGSRPLIEQPEMTPESAGAMARQVVGHFVAGDPDECARQLAEREELLGAGRIILMPEGAGSREAVLATVRRAGPEVFSQQ
- a CDS encoding peroxiredoxin-like family protein; this translates as MRVDERELVTVTGERVPVPDPERLVHLQFRRFAGCPVCNLHLRSVVRRHDEIVAAGIREVVFFHSPEDELRDHGLPFAVIADPGRRHYREFGVESGRRALLDPRAWGAIVRGSALTLVGKYRPPAVKQEGGRLGLPADFLVDPGGHVLAHKYGEHADDQWSVDELLALARTEAVR
- a CDS encoding MFS transporter: MTSDHGDGKAGSEARWSAARRGRIGWYGYDWANSVFTTTVTSIFFGPFITGIGERAADADGYLRPLGFPVFPSSLFPYLVTLSVFLQIFALPTAAALTRRYPKGVLLGPLSSCGAMATIGMYGIGDTDYALGAALYLIATMALGASITVANTYLPVLAPPEHQDRTSAQASAAGFLSGGVVLVVALYVYANHEAWGMPEDRAVRLIMLSAGLWWLVFGAVAVWLLRGYGSPPVPEPKTRRTGTYRSLFAALRLLRRFPGAAWFLVAFLFYNNGLQAVTSLVGTYAAEELRLPEDDVVTAVLLVQFVAFAGAVLAGRLAEKFGGRRILLVIVLVWSSVVVAGGLIPDSSFGAFMTLCVSAGIVVGGTYALSRSVFLGLVPGDRVSEFSGIFETVNRCLGFLGPAAFGGVLQWSGNYRAAWSSILLFFLAGALALMLGSLARRGRERGRHQEKEATTHV
- a CDS encoding alpha/beta fold hydrolase codes for the protein MQITGFDYQRVPVADGVSLNVAIGGSGSPIVLLHGFPQTHLMWRHVAADLASDHTVLVPDLRGYGDSDKPVDTGETYSKRTMAADVVALARAFGHSRFALAGHDRGALVAIRAGLDHPDAVTHLASLDVLPTLDTWDVMHGASAAVGFHLYLMAQPPGLAEKMIGAVPDEFFGHFLDGWARNPDAIPADVRVEYLRASREAVTSIVADYRATATIDITHDTADREAGNQLTMPVTVLQQDWGAALGYDAEAVWRAWAPDLLHQTVTSGHFMAEESPADVIKALRTLLAR
- a CDS encoding BTAD domain-containing putative transcriptional regulator: MGSPVRFAVLGPLAAEAGHGPLDLKGPRHRAVLARLLIARGRVVPVDRLVDDLWADPPDGAVGAIQTFVSTLRRALEPGRPPRAPARLLVTTGPGYALRAESVDAWRFEEAVTRARELAAADALSLVDSALALWRGPAYAEFSDERWARTEIARLDELRLLAGERRAEALLDLGRAAEAVPDLEAHTDAHPLREDAWRLLALALYRAGRQGDALAALRRARQVLNGELGVDPGPELRKLESAILAQAPELTAVPRVSGLVGRDAELARLADVTARPRLVLISGEAGSGKTALAEAFTATLEARGWTTAWGVSPEHEGVPAGWPWTRILDKLGVSVPVEAGDPATARFRWHQAVRERLAGRDRLLLVLDDLHWADEETLAMLSALAEEPGPALVLAIYRSTDVSAALAGFLGQAARSEPVRIYLGGLPADAVPALVRATTGREVDADTARTIHQRSGGNPFFVRELARVLDTDGALTGVPAGVRDVVRYRVTHLPEAVQTVLRHAAVVGTEIDLDLLPGDALDAVELAASRGFLTEHGPGRFRFAHALVRDTLYQDLSRSRRARLHAEIGRTIEQLRPDDVAALAHHFLLAGAPEAVRYARAAAEDAERRFAPHEAARLWQAALDHAAAGAGEGRGGVGSESRGGAGDADSSAGEEPAGVKPGVGEWPGAAESDPRDGPGGVGPDPRDGRDRVGSGSGVGVRERLDLLMGLVRALAVSGRLDEARRGRGEALALAEGLGEPALVARVLVAFDVPAVWTENDDPALARRVVDVAERTLLALPPGQDAVRSRLLATLALELRNTDSDRGAAAAREAEALARELDEPAVLAFALNARFMQSFERAGLAPERARLGRELVDLASRHEMVPFEVLGHLILTQACSALDDFTTATRHADAADRLGEKYGIPLVGVFTQWFRALRLAASGQPAEAAYRAAAARLNGSGMSGLDNGLLGFALLCDRIRRGADPGHDLDFGAYEPWCRPLLADDGAEIPDSPPDLLFEARTCLHALTAVRRGDRRVMARLYEELLPAAKELAGAGSGLLTLGPVERYLDELRRHR
- a CDS encoding TetR/AcrR family transcriptional regulator; translated protein: MRHKILEAALGVADERGLESVSMRAVAQRVGVSAMALYPHVSNKEALLDGMVDVLLAELLSLREPVPAEAGWWTRLRTVAYAARELSARHPSAFSLLIARPSVTPDAIRATDLVYQALLDAGVPDDQVARVERLFTTFVIGFTASNVNGRFSKGTLNPRARRAQLAPEDVPAHYRLAEHLDRTVDWDAEFEADLDDLRTLVESLTTGGRRSALIGR